One Spinacia oleracea cultivar Varoflay chromosome 4, BTI_SOV_V1, whole genome shotgun sequence DNA segment encodes these proteins:
- the LOC110783319 gene encoding rho GTPase-activating protein 7, with protein MAASLTAFERPRLGPSNTVFKSGPLFISSKGLGWKSWKKRWFILTRTSLVFFKNDPSALPQRGGEVNLTLGGIDLNNSGSVVVREDKKLLTVLFPDGRDGRAFTLKAETSEDLYEWKTALEQALAQAPSAALVMGHNGIFRNDTSDATDGSFNQWRDKRPVKSLVVGRPILLALEDIDGGPSFLEKALRFLETYGTKVEGILRQSADVEEVERRVQDYEQGNNEFDPNEDAHVVGDCVKHVLRELPSSPVPASCCTALLEAYKIDRKEARANAMRSAILETFPEPNRRLLQRILKMMHTVASHSSDNRMTPSAVAACMAPLLLRPLLAGECELDDDFDMNGDNSAQLLAAANAANNAQAIIATLLEEYENVFDDDSLQRCSISADSRIENSGSDDSTDDENLEVKGNGYHNAENEADQETDDDQERVLSGKLSESSGYGGSDLYDYKVQAFGGDDSDGSPRSNNASSVNSKPCTDTQTLRDCNGELSEHNKPVKVTESSTNVDSPKLLTGESYRSMGEILSSMDPGPPLPITGPELSAEKPTSKLVVSGVKRSNFWSRGAVRKTPSMESVDSSGEEELAIQRLEITKNDLRHRIAKEARGNAILQASLERRKQALHERRLVLEQDVQRLQEQLQAERDLRAALEVGLSMSSGQLPSSRGMDSKTRAELEEIALAEADVARLKQKVAELHHQLNQQRQHQFGSLSDACDRRFLQQDFDSTLAFCNHERKQRSEEGSLLPEWGHVKGQGQGQMSATGSSSRQPRKQFLEASSLSDSKSTEQSANMSFDEFGGVDSASIPSTSRVPEVLDFPRHPSAASSTLVELTTRLDFFKERRSQLMEQLHNLDLNYGVATSQDYLYRPSSPSWS; from the exons ATGGCGGCTTCTCTTACTGCATTTGAACGTCCTAGACTCGGTCCTTCTAATACG GTCTTTAAGAGTGGACCACTTTTCATCTCGTCCAAAG GATTGGGTTGGAAATCTTGGAAAAAGCGTTGGTTTATTCTGACGCGCACATCTTTAGTTTTCTTTAAAAATGACCCT AGTGCTCTTCCTCAAAGAGGTGGAGAAGTAAATTTGACACTGGGTGGCATTGATTTAAACAATTCAGGAAG TGTTGTTGTACGAGAGGACAAAAAGTTGCTGACAGTGCTTTTCCCTGATGGGCGTGATGGTCGGGCATTCACGCTTAAG GCTGAGACATCCGAAGATTTATATGAATGGAAGACAGCCCTGGAGCAAGCTCTAGCACAGGCACCAAGCGCTGCCCTTGTGATGGGTCATAATGGCATATTCCGAAATGACACAAGTGATGCCACTGATGGATCTTTTAATCAAT GGAGGGATAAGCGTCCTGTTAAGTCATTGGTTGTTGGACGACCAATCTTGCTTGCTTTGGAGGATATAGATGGCGGACCTTCTTTTTTGGAGAAAGCTCTCAGATTTCTTGAAACTTATG GGACTAAAGTGGAAGGAATTTTGCGACAGTCAGCAGATGTTGAAGAGGTGGAGCGCAGAGTCCAAGATTACGAACAAG GCAATAACGAATTTGATCCCAACGAGGATGCTCATGTTGTCGGTGACTGTGTGAAG CATGTCCTTCGTGAGCTTCCTTCTTCTCCTGTTCCAGCATCTTGCTGCACTGCTTTGCTTGAGGCTTACA AAATCGATCGTAAGGAAGCACGGGCGAATGCTATGCGATCAGCAATTCTGGAGACGTTTCCTGAACCTAATAGGCGATTGTTGCAAAG AATTTTGAAAATGATGCACACAGttgcttctcattcttctgataATCGAATGACTCCATCTGCTGTTGCTGCTTGCATGGCCCCTTTACTTCTACGTCCTCTTCTAGCAGGCGAGTGTGAGCTGGATGACGACTTTGATATGAATGGTGATAATTCAGCCCAGCTTCTGGCCGCTGCAAATGCTGCCAATAATGCTCAGGCGATTATTGCAACTCTTCTGGAGGAATATGAGAATGTCTTTGAT GATGATAGTTTACAGAGATGCTCTATTTCAGCTGACTCTCGGATTGAAAATAGTGGGAGTGATGATTCCACAGATGATGAAAATCTGGAGGTTAAAGGAAATGGGTATCATAATGCTGAGAATGAAGCAGACCAAGAAACCGATGATGACCAAGAACGTGTGTTGAGTGGTAAACTGAGTGAAAGCAGTGGCTATGGTGGCAGTGACCTTTATGACTATAAG GTTCAGGCTTTTGGAGGTGATGATTCTGATGGATCGCCCAGATCCAATAATGCGTCTTCTGTCAACTCTAAACCTTGCACAGATACTCAAACGTTAAGGGATTGTAACGGCGAGTTAAGTGAACACAATAAACCAGTAAAGGTGACTGAAAGCTCGACAAATGTGGATAGTCCTAAGCTACTTACTGGGGAATCTTATCGTTCAATGGGGGAGATATTGTCATCGATGGATCCAGGACCTCCGCTACCCATTACAGGTCCCGAATTGAGTGCTGAAAAACCAACTAGTAAACTCGTAGTTTCTGGTGTGAAGCGGTCAAATTTTTGGAGCAGAGGCGCT GTCCGTAAAACGCCGTCTATGGAGTCAGTTGATTCTTCAGGAGAGGAAGA ACTTGCCATACAGAGGCTTGAAATTACAAAGAATGACTTGCGACACCGAATTGCCAAAGAG GCAAGGGGAAATGCGATATTGCAAGCTAGTTTGGAGAGAAGGAAACAAGCTCTGCATGAGCGACGTTTAGTGCTTGAACAAGAT GTTCAAAGATTGCAAGAACAGCTACAAGCTGAAAGAGATCTTAGAGCTGCATTGGAGGTTGGTTTAAGCATGTCCTCTGGACAACTACCGAGTTCACGTGGTATGGATTCCAAG ACAAGGGCCGAGCTTGAGGAGATTGCTCTTGCCGAGGCAGATGTAGCTCGATTAAAGCAAAAGGTGGCCGAATTGCACCACCAACTCAATCAGCAACGGCAGCATCAGTTTGGTTCGCTATCTGATGCATGTGACAG GAGATTCCTTCAGCAAGATTTTGATAGTACCCTTGCCTTCTGTAATCATGAAAGGAAACAACGAAGTGAG GAGGGTTCGCTGCTGCCGGAGTGGGGTCACGTCAAGGGACAGGGACAGGGACAAATGTCCGCTACTGGAAGCAGCAGCCGGCAGCCTCGCAAGCAGTTTCTAGAGGCAAGTAGCTTGAGTGATTCAAAAAGTACCGAACAATCCGCCAACATGTCCTTTGATGAATTTGGTGGTGTTGATTCTGCTTCTATTCCATCCACTTCGAGGGTACCAGAG
- the LOC110783321 gene encoding pentatricopeptide repeat-containing protein At4g28010 has product MLQRILFTNPRLYPRNHLQFNLPFTISSLSSLFPGKNLVQTDNIDAQIVSLCRKDRSFAAAASLFNNAFTSGTTPSPKTCNFLVNELREAGKHELAFSVYNKMTHVGIKPLFYSLAALLEYLVKSPEPSYALGVVGLIWKSGFEVNVYLMNLVLKGLCQNGEIDKAMEVLQEMANNSVKPDVISYNTVTNALSKAKRVFEALHLMDRMKKAGCFPDLKSYTNVLDGLCKLGKMEDAMVLMEEMKENSFDVDVVAYSALIKGFCNKGNADKVEELFHEMLERGVTPNVITYSCVLQFLSTMGRWEEVSKMVKDMTGKGIHPDATVYSGIIDGLCKNQKTAKAVSMLKLMQDKGEEPPVATYNSVVNALCKSGLISESFDILKMMMDKGKKPDLLTYTTLVKGLLETGKVDDAIMIFNSVFEDEAYIQPDVIAYNTMIIGLCKEGYLIEAETFYQKMNEAGIHGDEVTYSTLIGGYLKEGNVLQCLEIWKNMIRDKILPTSYTYGILIDGFCKLRMVNIAKGLFLKLKNFGFSPQVMDYTTLMTTLCKEGSIDEAKMLFQNMKEMKNCEPNIVSFAVMINGALKSGDFEYGMSILTDMFQRGLVPDKILFSTLIQRFSDAGLMDEAKQLFERMVSKGFKPDCFDYQNLLMGYCLKGDMNEVLSLLHRMADEKLVLNSELRATILTCLCHCNELNMVDLLPTFSQDGLKEDDEIPCNDFLENLQKLHSEIPKLGS; this is encoded by the coding sequence ATGCTTCAAAGAATTCTTTTCACCAACCCACGTTTATATCCCCGTAATCATCTTCAATTCAACTTACCCTTCACAATTTCATCACTTTCATCTCTTTTTCCTGGGAAAAATTTAGTTCAAACTGATAATATCGATGCCCAAATAGTATCATTATGTCGAAAAGATCGTTCTTTTGCAGCAGCAGCTTCATTATTTAACAATGCCTTCACTTCAGGGACAACCCCTTCTCCCAAAACATGTAATTTCCTTGTTAATGAGCTTAGGGAGGCAGGGAAACATGAATTAGCGTTTTCAGTGTATAACAAAATGACCCATGTTGGTATTAAACCGCTGTTTTATTCACTAGCTGCTTTGCTTGAGTATTTGGTGAAATCACCTGAACCAAGTTATGCATTAGGGGTTGTTGGGTTGATATGGAAGAGCGGTTTTGAGGTTAATGTGTACCTTATGAATCTTGTATTGAAGGGTCTATGTCAAAATGGAGAGATAGATAAAGCAATGGAGGTTTTGCAAGAAATGGCTAATAATTCTGTGAAACCTGATGTTATTAGCTATAATACAGTAACAAATGCTCTTTCTAAGGCGAAGAGGGTGTTCGAGGCGTTACATTTGATGGATCGAATGAAGAAAGCTGGTTGTTTTCCTGATTTGAAATCGTATACTAATGTTTTAGATGGGTTGTGTAAACTTGGTAAGATGGAAGATGCAATGGTGTTGATGGAGGAGATGAAGGAAAACAGTTttgatgttgatgttgttgCTTATAGTGCTCTTATTAAAGGGTTTTGCAATAAGGGAAATGCTGATAAAGTTGAGGAGCTTTTTCATGAGATGTTGGAAAGGGGAGTGACTCCTAATGTGATCACTTATTCATGTGTGTTGCAGTTTCTTTCCACCATGGGAAGGTGGGAAGAAGTTTCTAAAATGGTGAAAGATATGACGGGAAAAGGGATTCATCCTGATGCAACTGTTTATTCAGGTATAATTGATGGTCTTTGCAAAAATCAGAAGACTGCAAAAGCTGTTTCCATGTTGAAACTGATGCAAGATAAGGGTGAAGAACCGCCTGTTGCAACGTACAATTCTGTAGTCAATGCACTCTGCAAATCTGGTTTAATTTCTGAGTCTTTCGACATattgaagatgatgatggaTAAAGGGAAGAAACCCGACTTGTTGACTTACACTACATTGGTTAAAGGTCTTCTTGAAACAGGGAAAGTTGATGATGCTATAATGATCTTCAACTCAGTTTTTGAAGATGAGGCTTATATTCAACCAGATGTTATTGCATACAATACAATGATCATAGGGCTTTGCAAGGAAGGTTACCTTATTGAAGCTGAAACATTTTACCAGAAGATGAACGAAGCAGGAATTCACGGAGATGAGGTTACTTACAGTACACTCATTGGTGGATATTTGAAGGAAGGAAACGTTCTTCAATGTCTGGAAATATGGAAAAACATGATCAGGGATAAAATACTTCCAACTTCATACACGTATGGGATTTTGATTGATGGTTTCTGCAAACTGCGAATGGTTAACATTGCGAAAGGTCTGTTTCTGAAACTGAAGAACTTTGGTTTTAGTCCTCAAGTTATGGACTATACTACATTGATGACAACATTGTGTAAAGAAGGTAGTATTGATGAAGCAAAGATGTTATTCCAAAACATGAAGGAAATGAAAAACTGTGAACCAAATATTGTTTCCTTTGCTGTGATGATTAACGGAGCCCTTAAATCTGGTGATTTTGAATATGGTATGTCAATATTGACAGATATGTTTCAGAGAGGTTTGGTTCCTGATAAAATTCTATTTTCCACTCTAATACAGAGGTTTTCAGATGCTGGATTGATGGATGAGGCAAAACAGCTTTTTGAGAGGATGGTTTCTAAGGGTTTTAAACCTGATTGTTTTGATTATCAGAATCTGCTAATGGGGTATTGTTTAAAAGGTGATATGAATGAAGTTTTGAGTTTGCTTCATCGAATGGCAGATGAGAAACTTGTGTTGAACTCGGAGTTGAGAGCGACAATCTTGACATGTCTTTGTCATTGTAATGAGTTGAATATGGTGGATCTTCTTCCTACATTTTCTCAAGATGGTTTGAAAGAAGATGATGAAATCCCTTGCAatgattttcttgaaaatcttcaGAAGTTGCATTCAGAAATTCCGAAGCTTGGTTCTTGA